The Cottoperca gobio chromosome 5, fCotGob3.1, whole genome shotgun sequence region aagattcagaggacaAAGTCCCAATTTGCGGCTGTGACCCGTACAcactaaagccgtcggattatattgaggatttagattcattaccgccgattgaatatccagatattgtgaactaccttgtgctacaaacgttgtgggcaaccaacgcatgGATCTCTGTTCTTATTTAGTGACAATAACTTTTACTCAGAGAGTGCATTTTAGCTGacctaaaaatgttttactcttcCTTGAGTAAAATGACAgcactacttttacttgagtagtCATTAAATATTCTGGTAGGCCTACGCTTTCCCTTCCTAGCTATTCAGCACTCAAAAGAAACAGTTTTAACATGTAATTCAATGCATGTCGATCTTCAAAGATGAATACATGTATGGTTGCTGTCACCTTGACATGGCTTTTAGGTATAACTCTAAATTGTATTTGCTAAATGTTTGAATTGAGTAACAGCAGGGCCAAAATCATGCTTCACAATTTATATCTGAACAAATAACAGCTGGCTGTGCTGTTATGGTTGCATACCTGTCAAATGGAGGCTAATGTGTAGACATAGTGTTATATGATCAGGTTCTGGAGCTGCACACGCTACAGGACATACAGTACGTTATGTGCAGATCCGTGTAATGCAAAATAGATATGCACATGTGGAAAGtagaagggaacatgtggagagGAAGTACTGTAATGAGATTATGATGTGTGTTACAAGTCACATGTTGTTGATTAGATAAAGATGAATGTTTAAAGCTTACAGTAACAACCCCGAGGCTGCAGCACAGTATTCCACTTATGGTTTTTTATAAGTATTCATGAGGCCCAGTGTTTGTAGATTACAGTAGAcggggctgctgctgctgcagcacaggACTTGGTCAAAGGGGAGACTGAGAATTGTGTTGGTATCACTGGCCAAATTACATCATAATTCCTTTGATTTCAAGatttgatataaaatatatatatatatgctcttTTATCATTTGGTGGTGTTTGTATATAGAGCACATTGTAgagatttctttatttcaacTACAGTAATCCTATTGTAATAATAGTATGGCTTCCAGGTTGTTTCTAGCACATCCACATTAAATTAATGTGGTTATTATAACCTCCCCAAAGGCTCTGCTTTAAACTTATTTATAGAAGATAGTCCAGGATTTCAAGTCCCAAATGAAACATTCAATGAAATAATGGAGAATCCGTTAAAAAGATATAAGACACACAGAGTGCAAAGAGTGTCTGAGCTATATTTCCATACTGATTATAGCACAGCTGCAACATGTGTTTGCCATTCTCACTATAGGCAGACTTATCATGCTGTACCATACACTCCATTAGTGCCTCAGTGCTGCTTACTGCAGCGAGTTCCTTAAAAAATGTGAAACACCAGCCATGTGACACaaaacgtttagtttattaaaCACCAATCAGACCGATATCATAGGACCATAGGaagcaaaatgagaaaaaaaacgttagtaaaaaaaaaatggaatgaTACAAGGCCAAACAAAACACGACAAAATGAATGTCAGCATTTGCTCAGGACTCCTGGCAgatcaattttttttttacagtttttcaaaataatttgaaaCTCGTTAACTTCTATAAAAAAGTCACATTAGCAaaacatctatttaaaaaagcattGAAACCCAATTTCTTTAATGAATTGTGACCACTACACATACAATCATATACACTGCTTTATCCAATAGGAAACGTAAtgtagcgtagcgtgacgtagcgtaacGTAGCGTAGTGTGACGTAGCGCGACgtaacgtagcgtgacgtaacgtagcgtgacgtagcgtagcattgcgtgacgtaacgtagcgtaaCGTGACGTCACGTCACGAGCTTAATGGAAGTGGACCGGCATAAGTAAATACAGATCTATCGACTTCCAACAAACTACAATAGAGCAGAGCTTAATGGAAGTGGACCGGCATAAGTAAATACAGATCTATCGACTTCCAACAAACTACAATAGAGCTGAGCTTAATGGAAGTGGATCGGCATAAGTAAATACAGATCTATCGACTTCCAACAAACTACAATAGAGCAGAGCTTAATGGAAGTGGATCGGCATAAGTATATACAGATCTATCGACTTCCAACAAACTACAATAGAGCAGAGCTTAATGGAAGTGGATCGGCATAAGTATATATAGATCTGTCCACGTCTGATAAGTTTCAATAGAACTGAGCTTAATGGAAGTGGACAGGCAAAAGTATCTACAGATCTATCGACTTCCAACAAACTACAATAGAGCAGAGCTTAATGGAAGTGGATCGGCATAAGTATATACAGATCTGTCAATTTCTAATAATTTTCAATAGAGCTGAGCTTAATGGAAGTGGACAGGCATAAGTATATACAGATCTATCGACTTCCAACAAACTACAATAGAGCAGAGCTTAATGGAAGTGGACCGGCATAAGTAAATACAGATCTATCGACTTCCAACAAACTACAATAGAGCTGAGCTTAATGGAAGTGGATCGGCATAAGTAAATACAGATCTATCGACTTCCAACAAACTACAATAGAGCAGAGCTTAATGGAAGTGGATCGGCATAAGTATATACAGATCTATCGACTTCCAACAAACTACAATAGAGCTGAGCTTAATGGAAGTGGATCGGCATAAGTAAATACAGATCTATCGACTTCCAACAAACTACAATAGAGCAGAGCTTAATGGAAGTGGATCGGCATAAGTATATACAGATCTATCGACTTCCAACAAACTACAATAGAGCAGAGCTTAATGGAAGTGGATCGGCATAAGTATATATAGATCTGTCCACGTCTGATAAGTTTCAATAGAACTGAGCTTAATGGAAGTGGACAGGCAAAAGTATCTACAGATCTATCGACTTCCAACAAACTACAATAGAGCAGAGCTTAATGGAAGTGGATCGGCATAAGTATATACAGATCTGTCAATTTCTAATAATTTTCAATAGAGCTGAGCTTAATGGAAGTGGACAGGCATAAGTATATACAGATCTATCGACTTCCAACAAACTACAATAGAGCAGAGCTTAATGGAAGTGGACCGGCATAAGTAAATACAGATCTATCGACTTCCAACAAACTACAATAGAGCTGAGCTTAATGGAAGTGGAACGAGCATAGTTATATACAGATCTGAGCACTTCTAATAAGTTTCAATAATGCTGAGCTTAATGGAGGTGGAAAGGCATTAGTCTATACAGATCTGTCGACTTACAATACACTACAATAGAACTGAGCTTAATGGAAGGGAACGAGCATAGTTATATACAGATCTGAGCACTTCTAATAAGTTTCAATAATGCTGAGCTTAATGGAGGTGGAAAGGCATTAGTCTATACAGATCTGTCGACTTACAATACACTACAATAGAACTGAGCTTAATGGAAGGGAACGAGCATAGTTATATACAGATCTGAGCACTTCTAATAAGTTTCAATAATGCTGAGCTTAATGGAGGTGGAAAGGCATTAGTCTATACAGATCTGTCGACTTACAATACACTACAATAGAACTGAGCTTAATGGAAGGGAACGAGCATAGTTATATACAGATCTGAGCACTTCTAATAAGTTTCAATAATGCTGAGCTTAATGGAGGTGGAAAGGCATTAGTCTATACAGATCTGTCGACTTACAATACACTACAATAGAACTGAGCTTAATGGAAGGGAACGAGCATAAGTATAGACAGATCTATCGACTTCCAATAACTACAATAGAGCTGAGCTTAATGGAAGTGGATCGGCATAAGTATATACAGATCTATTAATGTAGAAGTAGAAGAACTAAAATCTAACTATAAGTTATATTTGAACAGGTATAAAATATGATTATGTGTTTTGTATTCGCCCACAATCGATCATGGGATTCAGTAAGGTTTCGAACAGCTAGGCAGAATTGCTCAGctgctgatttgtttttattattattcagcagGTATACAGTAATCATAAATTTGATCGGATTGAGTTTGAGAAATCTATTTTCACTATATTTTTaccattttcatattttttctcGACGGTGTTGCCCCACCAGCCGGAGTGGATGGAAGTCTCGTGGTGGACAACAGGAAGCAACGCCGGCCTCTTTCTGTTTGTACTTCCACCAGCTGAAGGTacacagaagagagacaaaCATGTACAGATGCTGAGTGACTGCTGTTTTCAGCCCCTCAAATATTGAGACGTcctgctttttgtttgtgttttatatcatattaaacggaatatcttttgggttttggacgacaacacaagacatttaaaggcatTGAACTCTGAGActctgggatggacattttactAAATGATTATTCGATAATTCTACAAAgtgatctgcagattaattgataataaataatggtTAGTGACAGCCTTACTTTACAGTCAAAATGATGAGTGTGAGGAGTTGCATCTGACTCAATGGAAGTGATCCATATCCAGTGATGTGGCAGATACACCAGCCTCACGTAGGAGGTTATTATGGCGTCAGACGACGGCCGCAGCAGGGCAATGTCATTACTAAAGGTCAAAGAATGGGACCGTTTGAATGTCCTCTActgtaattgtattatttaaccACGACACAAATTGTGGTTTCATCTACTACCTGCACTGTTTGGCAAAGATGGGATCTTGCACATACACAAcctttctattttatttttacatgttcTGTCTGGCTAAGTTATACTGAAGCACCTCTTCACCTCCCACAACTCTTCACCTCTCACAACTCTTCCTACAACGCTGCTCTCCTTGTAGCTGGACTGAAGCTCCACCACAGCCAGCACCTGAAGAaactcattaaaacacaatttaaaacgGTTTTGGTTTTCCTATCTGTAGTTTCAGTAGATTATTTAAAGCACAGCCTTGATGTGTCTTACCTGTGGCTGTGAGAGTGGTgaacagcagaaacaaaagcaTGTCTGCAGTGTCTCCATTTCTAAATGCATGTCTCGTTCTTTTATAGCCTGCGCTGACCTTCATTTGACGTGCACCCTCTGCTGAGCTTTGCAGTGGTCAGAGAGGCACCTGTGGTCAGACTTTATTACAGTTTGTGATAGTGTGCGACAGCGTGTTGCCTCATTGCACTGGATTTACTGAAACAAAGTTTTTTCTAAGAACCTCCCGTGCTGAACATTTATTTCCACAGTCTGTGGCCactctttaatgtgtgtgtgtgtgtttgtgtgtgtgtgtgtgtgtgtgtgtgtgtgtgtgtgtgtgtgtgtgtgtgtgtgtgtgtgtgtgtgtgtgtgtagttgtatGCAAACATTAATCCATGAATTCCTTTTATACGTGTTTTGTTGCAGGGTAGTTTGACTCctaaataagaataaatgtaactttcacAACGATGCACATAACTGTGTTTGCATAAACTTTCTGATGAGAAATGAATCATCACTCAAAGTTTTAATGAAGTTAATTTCTTTTATAGAATGAGACCAGACAAATGAGGAAGCACAGCAGATGAAAACTCGGTCGGATGCGTgctctgtctttgtgtgctgTGTCACGCATGACTCGTCTTTTTAATTCATAAtctggaaaagaagaagaagaaaaataatgatttatctGTAGCAGCATATgttataaaacaatatgataaatacatgtgattatccatatctatatattcagaatctaaaaatgaataattagattttttgttttcaacatatTGCTGTTTTCCAACGGCAgctaatcataatcataatttaCGATGTGATTAGGCATGTAAAAGATATGCATgttcattgttattttattttacatagttatacttttcttctctcttcaggTGAGGGTTTCCTACTTCACCTGCACATGTAtgttatttctatttattgtgTCCCTGTCTGACCTTTCTTTTTGAattgtgcaaataaaacattacacatcAAATTACATTAAACCCATATACAAACATTCCTATACTGATGCAGAGATCATTTTTATAGCGTATTCTAAAAGATATGATTGATATACATCTCCCTCATACTGACCGTGTTCATCCAGTCGATGTAGGCGGAGACGCGGGTGAAGACGGTGGGCTTCTTGGGCGTGTTGCATCCATAACCAGACACAAAGCTGGCAATACCAGTGGACGTGGTATTTTCCATTAACAAGACAGTTTAGAGGGCCGCCAGAGTCGCCCTGAGAGGAACGAGATATTTGTGTTAATAAATCCTCTGTAATCTGTCATTTAGTTTCTGAGCatgcaacttttctttttttcacgtAGGAGGCGACTCACATTGCATCCAGCCTcggcaccaccaccaccacacaccaTGGTGGACGACACGGTGCTCCCCCACCAGCCACGGCTGCTGCAGGTCTTGTAGTCGACCAGAGGAAGGTAGGCCTGCTTCAGCTGCGTGGACAAGCTGCCACCAGCTGAACATGGTGGAATTTGAAATGTAAGACACATTGAGCTTTTACAGAAAGGCATCCCATCCCGACTGCATCATGCTCTCAACTCACTGGAAATGCGTCCCCATCCAGTGATGTAGCAGCGGTTGTTGTGGGGCAGAATCTGGCCCTTGGGAGGCAGAGAGCCCAGCTGGGCATAGGAGTTCAGGGTGGCCTCAGAGGACAAACGTATCAGGGCAATGTCGAACCTGAGGAGGAGATATATGAATCAAACGGGAGGAAGCTAAAATAACCTTGTCAAGATACTACACTCCTGAGGAGGGCAGTTTGTCCCTGGGTTGGGGCACCATTTCCCTAAGGTGGCATTCTTACCCCATATCAGAACAtactttatttagttatttagctAATTAGACTAATGGATTCCCTTTTAAAACAGTATAACTTACTCAAACATGCAGGTTTAAGATCCTTCAAATGTATGAATGCATACCCATTAGCCACATTGTTGGAGTTCCATTGGGGATGGATGTAAACAGCGTGGACATCCATGGTCTGCTCTCTGCCACTGTTGCTGTTGAGGTCATGTTCACCAATAAGGACACGCCACATCCTATTGCTGCaatatttcaaataaagaagcaaagagaaacaaaatgtcgttattaatcaataattaatttgtgtttcAAATGACTTGATTGTCAGCGTAGCCTAATGAATTCTTATTACAGTAAACTGATGTAAAAAGTAGAAGTCGTAATTAAATATGTCATTTAATGACTCCTGACTTatttttttgttccttttttattttctttcaaagaaaaataaatagtaatgAATCCCATTGGTGTGTGACAGTTATAAATGAGGCTGTGAGAGGTTTCCTCATACTGGTGACATTTAGTAACACTACCTCTGTATGTGATAAGAGTAGGCGACGGGGATTCAAGTGTCAAAGATACGGAGTGTATGCTCGAGTTAATTACTATGCTACCTGTCCACACAGTGAGCAGCAGTCATAACCCAGCCTCTCGCGATCAGGGTTCCTCCACATGTGTGGTAGTACCTGCTACCAGATTTGTACTGAAGAGAAATCTAAGGGCGAGAAAACAGACCagagttatatatttgtaaaaacattgtgaatCTGTATTAGTAAATCCCCAAACATCATTTAATCGTCAGCTGAAACGGTGCATTTAGTCTttggttttctgtttgcagTAGATTACCTGCCAGGGCCAGGAGTTGGGTTTGGCCACCTCACCTCCGACAACTCTTTGCAGGCTGTCCTCCAGGTACCTGGGCTGGGCCTCCAGCTCAGCCAGCACTGGTTAAAAAGCATGAAAACAGAGAGCAGgatttatacatatacagtttCCTCCTAGAGAAAGAGTAAAGAAGAAATGAGGGCAGCTGGTGTGCTGGTAGAGCAGATTATGTGGAGCTCCTGAGTGTTGACTAAACTAAAAATGAGTGACTGACtggatgacagagagagtgactgACTGATAGAGTCAAAGAGTGAATGAGACAGAAAGATATCAATAATGAATGGTGAGACAGCGTAGCGTGTGTGCTGTCATTTTCTTACCCAAAGCTGCAAGACTTGTCAACACTAGAAACCTAAGCATGTCTGCAGTGCGTCACAATGTTTCTGCTAGGAACGAATGCTTCTCGAACGCCTTTTATACCTCGACTCGACCTTCAGTTGGTCTGGAAACGTGTGGCTGTTCTTTCCCCTTTGACAAAAGGCAGGTctgcagctgttgtctgtctcaCGGTGTTATCACAGACGGTTACCACACACCTCTCGCTTTGACCAGTAAAAGAATGACACATATACTCACAAATATATCACTGGATGACATAAATCACCACAGGTATTTTGggcaacaaacacatttttgtttgagATTTGAGGGGACAAGAGTAATTCTCACCCAACGTTTCCAAAATGGCCTTTCAATGTACTTGatgtaaatacaaaaaagtCCATTTTTGTCGTTACTCTCCGATGTGAAAATTAATTGTCTGACGTAATAGAGTGCAAGTTCTTGACAGTATTTACGTCACTAAATAATCACATGTCTATTTTAAAGCAACATGAA contains the following coding sequences:
- the LOC115007747 gene encoding LOW QUALITY PROTEIN: elastase-1-like (The sequence of the model RefSeq protein was modified relative to this genomic sequence to represent the inferred CDS: deleted 1 base in 1 codon), producing the protein MLRFLVLTSLAALVLAELEAQPRYLEDSLQRVVGGEVAKPNSWPWQISLQYKSGSRYYHTCGGTLIARGWVMTAAHCVDSNRMWRVLIGEHDLNSNSGREQTMDVHAVYIHPQWNSNNVANGFDIALIRLSSEATLNSYAQLGSLPPKGQILPHNNRCYITGWGRISTGGSLSTQLKQAYLPLVDYKTCSSRGWWGSTVSSTMVCGGGGAEAGCNGDSGGPLNCLVNGKYHVHGIASFVSGYGCNTPKKPTVFTRVSAYIDWMNTVREQRCRKSCER